One window of Caldisericum exile AZM16c01 genomic DNA carries:
- the sfsA gene encoding DNA/RNA nuclease SfsA, which produces MMKVPLFEIAIDLEGIFLERLNKFLGVVEINGVSVLAHIHDPGRLEGLLEKGKKVLLKKVISPKRKTEYEVIAVKINDETILVNSRYHNDIAESLIRNGIVKFGESKDLRIKREFKFQNSRFDFLVEGNSKYLVEVKGCVLVRDGIALFPDAPTKRGARHLLELVESISYGFTPKLFILILRNASAFKPNGEIDKDFENNFYYALMQGVEVKKFLLSYNGRFVYFIKELPSEEN; this is translated from the coding sequence ATGATGAAAGTCCCACTATTCGAAATTGCAATTGACCTTGAGGGAATTTTTCTTGAAAGGCTCAACAAATTTTTAGGGGTTGTTGAGATTAATGGCGTAAGTGTTCTTGCGCATATTCACGATCCAGGAAGGCTTGAAGGCCTTTTAGAAAAAGGTAAAAAGGTGCTTCTTAAAAAGGTTATCTCCCCAAAGCGGAAAACAGAATACGAGGTAATTGCAGTTAAAATAAATGATGAAACCATTCTTGTAAACTCAAGGTACCATAATGACATTGCAGAATCACTCATACGAAATGGCATTGTTAAATTTGGAGAATCAAAAGATCTTAGGATTAAAAGAGAATTTAAATTTCAAAATAGCAGGTTTGATTTTCTTGTGGAAGGTAATTCAAAATATCTTGTTGAAGTTAAAGGATGTGTTCTTGTAAGAGATGGCATTGCACTTTTTCCTGACGCACCAACAAAAAGAGGTGCTCGACACCTTCTCGAACTTGTAGAATCAATTAGTTATGGCTTTACTCCAAAATTATTTATCCTTATTTTGAGAAATGCAAGTGCTTTTAAACCAAACGGAGAAATTGACAAAGACTTTGAAAATAACTTTTACTATGCTCTCATGCAAGGCGTTGAAGTAAAAAAATTTCTTCTTTCCTACAATGGAAGGTTTGTTTATTTTATTAAGGAACTACCGAGTGAAGAAAATTGA
- a CDS encoding DUF72 domain-containing protein, producing the protein MKNSVEWYIGTSGFQFDDWIGTFYPPGISKSKLFDYYIKNYGFNTVELNSTFYAIPGIKSVERLVNKAPHYFKFAVKVHASITHEQTLNDLWKFLEVSKVFINEGKLLAFLAQFPYSFKNTEENILYLYKLHDAFTYSNFLFIEVRHDSWNSFARTNNDFNFVVPDLPNLPHLPKFSDWIEILKGRKQEMLYARFHGRNKNWYEADEKTRYDYFYSDEELKAFKDAMESIPYSIKAGFFNNCFLGKAGKNAFRFKEMVD; encoded by the coding sequence ATGAAAAATAGTGTTGAGTGGTATATAGGGACAAGCGGGTTCCAATTTGATGATTGGATTGGCACATTTTATCCTCCAGGGATAAGCAAAAGCAAATTATTTGATTACTACATCAAAAACTATGGGTTTAATACTGTCGAATTAAATTCAACTTTCTATGCAATTCCAGGTATTAAATCGGTTGAGCGTCTTGTAAATAAAGCACCTCATTATTTTAAATTTGCTGTAAAAGTACATGCGTCGATAACACATGAGCAAACACTTAACGATTTGTGGAAATTCCTTGAAGTTTCAAAGGTATTTATAAACGAGGGAAAATTGCTTGCGTTTCTTGCGCAATTTCCATACTCATTTAAGAATACTGAAGAAAATATCTTGTATCTATATAAATTGCATGATGCATTCACTTATTCGAATTTCCTCTTTATTGAGGTAAGGCACGATTCTTGGAATAGTTTTGCACGCACAAACAACGATTTTAATTTTGTTGTTCCTGACCTTCCAAACCTCCCCCACCTTCCAAAATTCTCAGATTGGATTGAAATTTTAAAAGGGCGAAAACAAGAAATGCTCTATGCAAGATTTCACGGAAGAAATAAAAATTGGTATGAGGCAGATGAAAAAACACGATACGACTATTTTTATTCGGATGAAGAACTAAAAGCATTTAAGGATGCAATGGAAAGCATTCCATACTCAATCAAAGCAGGGTTTTTCAATAACTGCTTCCTTGGAAAAGCAGGAAAGAATGCGTTCAGGTTCAAAGAAATGGTTGATTAA
- a CDS encoding NifB/NifX family molybdenum-iron cluster-binding protein has translation MRICFTSDEAKGLDSTMSYHFGQCPYYVIIDVVDSVVKNVESIPNPFANEHNAYDLPNFMRQKGVDVIIVGRMGPKAQTFFKDYGITPVVGAYGKVKDVLEEYLHGEVKITTSEEEYPQEENEEVSEGDLSTEVDRMKKDIAALRKEIADLKSILIEISKKIK, from the coding sequence ATGAGAATTTGCTTTACAAGCGATGAAGCAAAAGGACTTGATAGTACGATGAGTTATCACTTTGGGCAATGTCCATATTACGTGATTATTGATGTAGTTGATAGTGTCGTGAAGAATGTGGAATCTATTCCAAACCCATTTGCGAATGAGCACAACGCTTATGATTTACCAAATTTCATGAGGCAGAAAGGTGTTGATGTAATTATTGTAGGCAGGATGGGACCAAAGGCACAGACATTCTTCAAAGATTATGGAATAACCCCTGTTGTTGGTGCTTACGGAAAGGTAAAAGATGTCCTTGAGGAGTACCTTCATGGAGAAGTAAAAATTACAACAAGTGAGGAAGAATACCCCCAAGAAGAAAATGAAGAAGTTTCTGAAGGAGATTTATCCACAGAAGTTGACAGGATGAAAAAGGACATTGCAGCACTAAGAAAAGAAATTGCCGATTTAAAATCAATTCTTATTGAGATAAGTAAAAAGATTAAATAA
- a CDS encoding DUF5320 domain-containing protein codes for MFYPYRRFGYGLGCFKGFAPFHKWHRGFGYGFGPYHIDDKERLEFAKKELELKLEYVSKELAVHPDDPDLNFEKRELENRISYINDLLTKLLK; via the coding sequence ATGTTCTATCCTTACAGAAGATTTGGTTATGGCCTGGGATGTTTCAAAGGTTTTGCACCTTTCCACAAGTGGCACAGAGGATTTGGTTACGGTTTTGGACCCTATCACATTGATGACAAAGAGCGCCTTGAATTTGCAAAGAAAGAGCTTGAACTCAAGTTAGAGTATGTTTCTAAAGAACTTGCAGTACATCCAGATGATCCTGATCTTAATTTTGAAAAACGTGAACTTGAAAACAGAATCTCTTACATTAACGATTTACTTACAAAGCTTTTGAAGTGA
- a CDS encoding radical SAM protein, with product MENIQQIAFGPVPSRRLGRSLGVNNIPGKICSYSCVYCQIGRNFKMTTTRQAFYDPEIVFKTVKTKVQDVLSRGEKIDYITFVPDGEPTLDKNLGKEVNLIKTLGIRVAIITNSSLIYDPTVQNDLLNFDLVSFKVDAISEEIFRKINRPFKGIELEKILEGIKTFSESFKGTLITETMIISDIDYGDEFDRLANYLSTIKNLNKAYISIPTRPPQESWVKVPTEETLNVAFAVFESKLNGRVEHLIGYEGNEFASSGNLESDILSITAVHPMREEAALKLIKKDRGSFEVIERLIKKGLIKRIEYQGHRYYLRKL from the coding sequence ATGGAAAACATACAACAAATTGCATTTGGGCCAGTACCTTCAAGAAGACTTGGAAGAAGCCTCGGAGTAAATAACATCCCGGGGAAGATTTGCTCATACTCGTGCGTCTATTGTCAAATTGGTAGAAATTTCAAGATGACAACAACACGACAGGCGTTTTACGATCCGGAGATTGTTTTTAAAACCGTAAAAACAAAGGTTCAAGACGTTTTATCAAGAGGAGAGAAAATTGACTATATAACTTTTGTTCCAGATGGTGAGCCAACACTCGACAAAAATTTAGGGAAAGAGGTAAACCTCATCAAAACTCTTGGCATTAGAGTTGCAATCATCACAAATTCAAGTTTGATTTATGATCCAACAGTACAAAATGACCTTCTGAATTTTGATCTTGTTTCTTTTAAAGTAGATGCAATATCGGAAGAGATTTTTAGAAAAATAAATAGACCCTTTAAGGGAATTGAATTGGAAAAAATACTTGAGGGAATAAAAACTTTTAGCGAATCCTTCAAAGGCACTCTTATAACCGAAACGATGATTATAAGCGATATTGATTATGGCGATGAATTTGATCGCCTTGCAAATTATTTGTCAACTATTAAAAATCTTAACAAAGCATATATCTCAATTCCAACACGTCCGCCTCAAGAAAGTTGGGTAAAGGTGCCAACAGAAGAAACCTTGAATGTTGCATTTGCGGTTTTTGAAAGCAAATTAAACGGAAGAGTTGAACACCTTATAGGATACGAAGGAAACGAGTTTGCATCTTCAGGAAACCTTGAAAGTGATATCCTCAGTATCACAGCAGTACACCCCATGAGAGAAGAGGCAGCGCTTAAACTTATCAAGAAAGATAGGGGAAGTTTTGAAGTAATTGAAAGACTTATTAAAAAAGGACTCATTAAGAGAATTGAGTATCAAGGGCACAGATACTACTTAAGAAAACTTTAG
- a CDS encoding NAD-binding protein, translated as MGGLVGCETALYLASYGNEVTILEMLPEIATGM; from the coding sequence GTGGGGGGACTTGTTGGCTGTGAAACTGCTCTTTATCTTGCATCTTATGGGAATGAAGTTACAATTCTTGAAATGCTTCCCGAGATTGCAACAGGAATGTAA
- a CDS encoding ArsR/SmtB family transcription factor, whose product MVEKIDIEKLSRFFKGLLDPTRLKMIILLMDKGEMCVNKIVKALNIRELAVSQQLQILIDSGIARKRKEGQFVRYFISNDFIRKLIESTEEYLTGGN is encoded by the coding sequence GTGGTTGAGAAAATTGATATTGAGAAATTATCGAGATTCTTCAAAGGTCTATTGGATCCAACTCGTCTAAAGATGATAATACTTCTCATGGATAAAGGTGAAATGTGTGTGAATAAAATTGTCAAAGCACTTAATATAAGAGAGCTAGCAGTATCTCAACAATTACAGATTCTCATAGATTCTGGCATTGCACGAAAGAGAAAAGAAGGTCAATTCGTTAGATATTTTATTTCGAATGATTTTATAAGGAAATTAATCGAAAGCACGGAAGAGTACTTGACAGGAGGTAATTAA
- a CDS encoding DUF996 domain-containing protein — protein MEEIDIKKEKIIALIALILPFLNSIVLSITNRSGIRIILANPFGDFSSFIVLLLLLLSLYLISKKVSNIEIFRNYLKAFTIQIAFLVVVLALFLTHGTLENMPKSLIVMILVLLYFSAIFSTYYMKKSFELIGNEFSNDYIKKGGDQLFWGVILTIILIGIIVAFVGWINIIIGFFRLPDKIQREVTVTQ, from the coding sequence ATGGAAGAAATTGATATTAAAAAAGAAAAGATCATCGCTTTGATTGCCTTGATTTTGCCTTTTCTAAATTCAATTGTATTAAGCATTACTAATCGCAGTGGAATTCGGATTATCTTAGCGAATCCCTTTGGAGACTTTTCTTCTTTTATAGTACTATTACTTCTTCTTTTATCTCTATATCTAATTTCAAAAAAGGTTAGCAATATTGAAATTTTTAGGAATTATCTCAAAGCTTTTACAATTCAAATTGCATTTTTGGTTGTAGTCCTTGCATTATTTTTAACACACGGAACATTAGAAAACATGCCAAAAAGTCTTATTGTGATGATTTTAGTTTTACTTTATTTTTCAGCAATTTTCTCAACTTACTATATGAAGAAAAGTTTCGAGTTAATCGGAAATGAGTTTTCAAATGATTACATCAAAAAGGGAGGAGATCAACTCTTCTGGGGTGTAATATTGACAATAATTTTAATTGGAATTATTGTTGCCTTTGTTGGATGGATAAATATAATAATTGGTTTCTTCCGCCTACCTGATAAAATACAAAGGGAGGTAACTGTTACACAATAG
- a CDS encoding DUF996 domain-containing protein produces the protein MEKVELRNAKLMGGIGAILPLIGSLFVRRGYGLSFILGVASIILILMALNEISKKVQNPDIFSNYLTGFILQLINYFVMLIFVVVGGLALIFSFGTGFMGGLRGLGFRAILLLLVIYGLLIASNYFVKKSFDAVGDSLSNQHFKTAGMLLFIGAILTIVFGIGLIIVLIGEIFEIIGFFTLPDEIGGDVSKEPQG, from the coding sequence ATGGAGAAAGTAGAATTAAGAAATGCAAAACTTATGGGTGGAATTGGCGCAATTTTGCCACTAATAGGATCACTTTTTGTTAGACGTGGCTACGGCCTCTCATTTATTTTAGGTGTTGCATCCATTATCCTAATTCTTATGGCACTAAATGAAATTTCCAAGAAAGTCCAAAATCCTGATATCTTTTCAAATTACTTAACTGGTTTCATATTACAACTTATAAATTACTTTGTGATGTTAATTTTTGTTGTCGTGGGAGGCCTTGCACTCATTTTTAGTTTTGGCACAGGCTTTATGGGAGGTTTAAGAGGCCTTGGATTTAGGGCAATTTTGCTTTTACTTGTAATTTACGGGCTTCTCATAGCGTCCAACTATTTTGTTAAGAAAAGCTTTGATGCAGTCGGCGATAGTTTGTCTAATCAACATTTTAAGACGGCAGGAATGCTACTTTTTATCGGTGCAATTCTTACAATTGTTTTTGGTATTGGCTTAATTATTGTCCTTATTGGTGAAATTTTTGAGATAATAGGTTTCTTTACACTTCCGGACGAAATAGGAGGAGATGTCTCAAAAGAACCGCAAGGGTAA
- a CDS encoding IS200/IS605 family accessory protein TnpB-related protein: MITLQCELELSKTDKELLLKLMRKFSSCMRYAYKRLLEGKVRKDLKKELQPIFNINSRYVDDAIMKAQSVINSYKELNKNPTKVIFGGRKLFNQLKSKHLTGKRYKELKREWKEKRLLLYSRGDKTKSGNLNIRLIKENDNWYLRINTDNRQWIKAKIIRKVKRGTDKWIDFIWRLTEAELTNNYFPYSVEIKQKNGKIYANISYEEIIPEIKYTKENGIVGLDINASPIHIALANVSIDGNLIRYKPISLHELIGKTKNQREYLLWQIAYKVINYAKENEKAIAIERLEGINKGYRGDGKPKLRKRFEHWSYKSLLTKIKILGQRNGMQVIEVNPAYTSIIGAYKYCPQYLIDKDIAGAYVIGRRGLGYKDDIPENYLKLLSNKEYLEYSIAKLEEKKEELKELLKNEKNIYKRKPIKQEVSKINKDIKLLKLNIQNLNSNPKTQKQVNQRKEPVRDEYFKYSYKLWRVVKAAFGIPILGKSFVRDFSPLKTLLTDWDRIPRRLVPVLGAGTMVSQIPPVGYMANLNWRTKSRPTKSVSFIHF; the protein is encoded by the coding sequence ATGATAACCTTGCAGTGTGAGTTAGAACTCTCTAAAACAGATAAAGAATTACTCTTGAAACTAATGAGAAAATTCTCATCATGTATGAGATATGCATATAAGAGATTGTTAGAAGGCAAAGTTAGAAAAGACCTTAAAAAAGAATTACAACCCATATTTAACATAAACTCAAGATATGTAGATGATGCCATAATGAAAGCCCAAAGTGTCATAAACTCATACAAGGAGTTAAACAAAAATCCTACAAAAGTTATATTCGGTGGCAGAAAACTATTTAACCAGTTAAAAAGTAAACACTTAACAGGTAAAAGATATAAAGAACTAAAAAGAGAATGGAAAGAAAAAAGATTACTTCTATACTCAAGAGGAGACAAAACAAAATCAGGAAACCTAAACATAAGACTAATAAAAGAAAACGATAATTGGTATTTAAGAATAAACACAGATAATAGACAATGGATAAAAGCAAAAATAATAAGAAAAGTAAAAAGAGGAACAGACAAATGGATAGACTTCATATGGAGACTAACAGAGGCAGAATTAACAAACAACTACTTTCCATATTCAGTTGAAATAAAACAAAAAAACGGAAAAATATACGCAAACATCAGTTATGAAGAAATTATACCAGAAATTAAATACACAAAAGAAAACGGTATTGTAGGCTTAGACATAAATGCATCACCAATTCACATAGCATTAGCCAATGTAAGTATAGATGGAAATCTAATAAGATATAAACCAATAAGTCTACATGAATTAATAGGAAAAACTAAGAACCAAAGAGAATATCTTTTGTGGCAAATAGCCTATAAGGTCATAAACTATGCAAAAGAAAATGAAAAAGCTATTGCAATAGAAAGATTAGAAGGTATAAACAAAGGTTACAGAGGCGATGGAAAACCAAAACTAAGAAAAAGATTTGAGCATTGGTCTTACAAATCACTCCTAACCAAAATTAAAATATTAGGACAAAGAAATGGTATGCAGGTAATTGAAGTAAATCCAGCCTATACAAGCATAATAGGAGCATACAAATACTGTCCTCAGTATTTAATAGATAAAGATATAGCAGGAGCATATGTTATAGGTAGAAGAGGATTAGGCTATAAAGATGATATACCAGAAAACTACTTAAAACTATTATCAAATAAAGAATATTTAGAATACTCCATAGCCAAATTAGAAGAGAAAAAAGAAGAACTAAAGGAACTTTTAAAGAATGAGAAAAACATCTATAAAAGAAAACCAATAAAGCAAGAAGTAAGTAAAATTAATAAAGATATTAAGTTGTTAAAACTTAATATACAAAACCTTAATAGTAACCCAAAGACTCAAAAACAGGTAAACCAAAGGAAGGAACCTGTGAGAGATGAATACTTTAAGTATTCATACAAACTTTGGAGAGTTGTTAAGGCAGCCTTTGGTATTCCTATTCTTGGTAAATCCTTTGTAAGGGACTTCTCTCCGTTAAAAACACTCTTAACGGATTGGGATAGGATACCAAGAAGGTTAGTTCCTGTGCTTGGTGCAGGGACTATGGTTAGCCAAATTCCGCCTGTAGGCTATATGGCTAACCTGAATTGGCGGACTAAAAGTAGGCCTACCAAAAGTGTAAGTTTTATACACTTTTGA
- a CDS encoding flavodoxin family protein, which yields MNEIAVYFSGTGKNKLLGEAIKEIRDCKILEIKDNLKRNFFRDAFYTIIGKVVDIEPSTFDFDEFEKVFILTPIWASNIPFPMRSFIVKNRNALINKEIIFVSSSGFGERNKSVLTKLNEILGSVVEKALFVKEADVNSGKYRELLEKFLNEL from the coding sequence ATGAATGAAATTGCAGTGTATTTTTCAGGGACAGGGAAAAACAAGTTGTTAGGGGAAGCGATCAAAGAAATACGGGATTGCAAAATTTTGGAGATTAAAGACAATTTGAAGAGAAATTTCTTTAGAGATGCTTTCTACACAATTATTGGAAAAGTGGTTGACATTGAGCCTTCAACTTTTGATTTTGATGAGTTTGAAAAAGTTTTTATCTTGACACCTATCTGGGCTTCCAATATTCCATTTCCAATGAGGAGTTTTATTGTTAAAAATAGAAACGCGCTTATTAATAAAGAGATTATATTTGTTTCATCGTCTGGATTTGGAGAAAGAAACAAATCTGTGCTTACCAAATTGAACGAAATTCTTGGAAGTGTTGTTGAAAAGGCATTATTTGTTAAGGAAGCAGATGTAAATTCTGGAAAATATAGAGAGTTACTTGAAAAATTTTTAAACGAGTTATAA
- a CDS encoding mechanosensitive ion channel family protein codes for MRLIDKILTTEIFGNTILRYLVSLLIFTILFLAICLAEKILKRIIDKIKDKKDNFGIRLTQFLFRRLGPILYVFAFLISLEQLNLQDFRSILHSLERGLIAIAIIYVLVAIIDFVYSEILTTSTLGEDQKKAMQVLMISIKVIIVLLGIIFIIKNFIPTFDITSLLTTFGIGGVIIGLGLQRIIQDVLNYFAIIFDKPFVEGEYIVTGDVQGTVSKINLRSTRLISLSGEEVNIPNSVITSQVIRNWSRLSTRRIQVNIGIAYETEKEKLEKMSEILKRAVESVEKTVFAFARFSSFGSYSLIFTLAYYINETDYNKFMELQEKVNIAIFDILKKEGIEIVYPIQVVRVEEMNNKGA; via the coding sequence ATGAGGCTTATTGATAAAATACTAACAACTGAGATTTTCGGAAACACAATTCTAAGATATTTGGTTAGTCTCTTAATTTTTACTATTCTTTTTCTTGCTATTTGCCTTGCAGAAAAGATCCTTAAAAGAATCATCGATAAAATCAAGGATAAGAAAGACAATTTTGGTATTAGACTTACGCAATTTCTATTTAGAAGGTTAGGGCCAATTTTATACGTATTTGCCTTTCTTATAAGTCTTGAACAGCTCAATCTACAGGACTTTAGAAGCATTTTACACTCTCTTGAACGAGGGCTTATTGCGATTGCTATAATTTACGTTCTTGTTGCGATTATCGATTTTGTTTATTCTGAAATTTTAACAACATCTACCCTTGGGGAAGACCAGAAAAAGGCAATGCAAGTCCTAATGATCTCAATAAAAGTTATAATTGTGTTACTTGGGATAATTTTCATAATAAAGAATTTCATACCTACATTTGATATTACATCACTACTTACAACATTTGGAATTGGTGGCGTCATTATTGGGCTTGGCCTACAGAGAATCATTCAAGATGTTTTGAATTATTTTGCAATTATTTTTGATAAGCCTTTTGTTGAAGGGGAGTACATTGTTACAGGCGATGTGCAGGGCACTGTTAGTAAAATTAATTTGAGAAGTACAAGGCTTATAAGCCTATCGGGCGAAGAGGTAAATATCCCCAATTCTGTTATAACATCGCAGGTTATTAGAAATTGGTCTCGTTTGTCGACAAGAAGGATTCAAGTAAACATTGGTATTGCGTATGAAACAGAAAAGGAAAAACTTGAAAAAATGTCTGAGATTTTAAAACGCGCTGTTGAAAGCGTTGAAAAAACGGTTTTTGCATTTGCAAGATTTTCAAGTTTCGGGTCTTACAGTTTGATTTTTACACTTGCTTATTACATAAATGAAACTGATTACAACAAGTTTATGGAACTACAGGAAAAGGTGAATATTGCCATATTTGATATTTTGAAAAAAGAGGGTATAGAAATTGTCTATCCAATACAAGTTGTTCGTGTAGAAGAAATGAATAATAAGGGGGCTTAA